A genomic window from Actinomycetota bacterium includes:
- a CDS encoding aspartate-semialdehyde dehydrogenase, whose product MKEYNVAIVGATGAVGEEMRNILEERNFPVANLRLLASERSIGRRLTFRRVGVAVEQLFPDSFEGVDIALFSAGASISEEFAPLAVKAGAIVIDNSSAFRMKEDVPLVVPEVNPEALKGHKGIIANPNCSTIQMVVVLKPLHDRAKIRRIVVSTYQAVSGTGRKAVQELLDQAKAYLAGEEIISGVYPHQIVFNLLPHIDVFLENGYTKEETKMVDETRKIFGEPEMKITATCVRVPVFITHSEAVNIETERKISASEARRILENAPGVVVIDDPENLAYPMPIFAAGKDACYVGRIREDESVRCGLNLWIVSDNLRKGAALNAVQIAELLIKQ is encoded by the coding sequence ATCTTGGAGGAGAGAAACTTTCCCGTTGCCAATCTGAGATTGCTTGCCTCCGAGAGATCCATCGGTCGGAGGCTTACTTTTAGGAGAGTGGGGGTAGCCGTTGAGCAACTTTTTCCCGATTCCTTCGAAGGTGTGGATATTGCCCTATTTTCCGCTGGAGCTTCCATAAGCGAGGAATTCGCCCCCCTTGCTGTGAAAGCGGGAGCTATAGTCATCGATAATAGCAGCGCTTTTCGTATGAAAGAGGATGTTCCCCTGGTGGTTCCCGAGGTTAATCCTGAAGCCTTAAAGGGTCATAAGGGCATCATCGCCAATCCGAATTGTTCAACCATTCAGATGGTTGTGGTCTTAAAGCCCCTTCACGATCGAGCGAAAATAAGAAGAATCGTGGTTTCCACCTATCAAGCGGTCTCCGGTACGGGAAGGAAAGCTGTCCAAGAGCTCTTGGATCAAGCGAAAGCCTATCTTGCCGGGGAGGAGATTATTTCAGGGGTTTATCCTCATCAGATAGTCTTCAATCTTCTGCCACACATCGATGTATTCCTGGAAAATGGCTACACCAAGGAAGAAACGAAGATGGTCGATGAGACCCGGAAGATATTTGGCGAACCCGAGATGAAAATCACCGCAACCTGTGTTCGCGTCCCCGTCTTCATCACCCATTCGGAGGCGGTAAACATCGAAACCGAAAGGAAGATTTCAGCCTCTGAAGCCCGTCGAATCCTTGAGAATGCACCTGGAGTGGTGGTCATCGACGACCCGGAGAACTTGGCTTACCCCATGCCCATTTTCGCTGCGGGAAAGGACGCATGCTATGTGGGTCGAATTCGAGAGGATGAATCCGTAAGATGCGGACTTAATCTGTGGATCGTCTCCGATAATTTGCGCAAGGGAGCCGCCCTTAACGCCGTGCAGATAGCTGAACTTTTGATAAAGCAATAG
- a CDS encoding cation diffusion facilitator family transporter: MNLRSIMDREERFRKGERVSWMGIWGNVALTIFKALAGILGRSQAMVADATHSLSDIATTTFVLLSLKISKKPVDETHPYGHGKIEAIAAGLVGSLLGAAGVAILLSAIRSILVGVSRIPGAIALVAAITSIVVKEGMFQYTARVGRKLHSPAVMASAWHHRSDALSSVAALVGIGGARLGYPILDPLAGAGVSLFIIKMGYDITVESFHHLMDTAPRENILRRITGIAEEVEGVEHVHEIKARRMGQYLLVDLKLEVDPKITVATGHTIASEVRHKIMGEMDNVADVMVHVNPYKRHPPHGHPGTTD, translated from the coding sequence GTGAATCTGAGGTCTATCATGGATAGAGAAGAACGGTTTCGCAAGGGAGAACGTGTTAGCTGGATGGGAATATGGGGAAATGTGGCTTTGACCATTTTCAAGGCTTTGGCCGGCATTCTGGGTAGGAGCCAAGCTATGGTAGCTGATGCTACTCATTCCCTTTCAGATATCGCCACTACCACGTTCGTACTCCTCAGTCTGAAGATTTCAAAGAAACCGGTAGATGAAACTCATCCCTATGGTCACGGGAAAATAGAGGCAATAGCGGCTGGACTCGTGGGTTCTCTTCTTGGTGCAGCGGGCGTTGCCATTTTGCTCTCCGCCATCCGATCGATCTTGGTGGGAGTATCCCGCATTCCTGGGGCAATTGCTCTTGTGGCAGCCATAACTTCTATCGTTGTCAAGGAAGGGATGTTTCAATATACTGCGCGGGTTGGCAGGAAGCTCCATAGCCCAGCGGTTATGGCTAGTGCTTGGCATCATAGGTCTGATGCTCTCTCTTCGGTGGCGGCACTGGTCGGCATCGGCGGTGCCAGGCTGGGCTATCCAATCCTAGATCCGTTGGCGGGAGCGGGCGTTTCTCTGTTCATCATCAAGATGGGATACGATATTACTGTAGAGTCATTCCATCATCTCATGGATACGGCTCCGAGGGAAAACATCTTAAGGAGAATTACCGGCATAGCTGAGGAGGTAGAAGGAGTCGAGCACGTCCACGAGATCAAAGCCCGACGTATGGGACAGTACCTGCTTGTTGATTTAAAATTAGAGGTCGATCCAAAAATCACGGTGGCCACGGGACACACCATCGCCAGCGAAGTCAGGCATAAAATCATGGGAGAGATGGATAATGTGGCCGATGTGATGGTACACGTCAATCCATATAAACGCCATCCTCCCCATGGGCACCCCGGAACCACCGATTAA
- a CDS encoding DEAD/DEAH box helicase: METAEFIEILKKDENYRGQIVYSKRIPPREATFGVLKQPLPKILEESLRKLGITKLYHHQVQAIDLVRQGENVIIVTGTASGKSLCYNIPVLEAILKNRRNASLYLFPTKALAQDQLRILHQFKLPGQVPATYDGDTPIDERAWIRSNANIVLTNPDMLHYGILPHHKMWANFFLNLKYVVIDEVHILRGVFGSNVANIIRRLRRVCTHYGSKPQLILSSATVANPKELAENLIGVKVEVVDRDCSPCGEKFFLFWNPPYLDQSRERRKSSNSEATYLFVQLAKNAIRNITFSKSRRTAELVFKYARDELKDRPDVLSKTSSYRAGYLAPERRAIEQRLFSGELLGVSSTNALELGIDIGTLDACVINGFPGTIASTWQQAGRAGRKQDASLALLVAQDDPLDQYYMRYPGAFFGRSHEQAIIDFENPYILSKHLLCAAYEIPLSPEDEEYFGKFFLSVVKSLAEEGELLERKSRWFWIKREFPAQSVNIRSASQDTYSVVEMESGTLLGTIDSATAFIYIHPGAIYLHQGDSYLVVELDLAEKVAFVEPIYGDYYTQPREETTLTVLSEIRRKDCGFTSVSFGKVDVTSHVIAYQKRRIFTGEILGVEELDLPPQRFKTEAFWFTIPNNVLNALKLDNLQLAGGIHAIEHASIALLPVYAMCDRWDIGGVSTPLHFHTGMPTIFIYDGFEGGIGIAATGYELCEELLKATSVSIKDCGCREGCPSCIQSPKCGNWNEPLDKQAAIKILDKLLGWREKSRGRSLEGF, translated from the coding sequence ATGGAGACCGCTGAATTTATCGAGATTTTAAAAAAGGACGAGAACTACCGGGGGCAGATCGTTTATTCGAAAAGAATTCCACCTAGGGAAGCGACCTTTGGTGTTCTTAAGCAACCCCTGCCCAAAATTTTGGAAGAGAGTTTGCGCAAGCTCGGTATAACCAAGCTCTATCATCATCAAGTACAGGCCATCGATCTCGTAAGGCAAGGGGAAAATGTGATCATAGTCACGGGGACGGCTAGCGGCAAGAGTTTATGCTATAACATCCCCGTGCTCGAAGCGATCTTGAAGAACCGGAGGAACGCCTCTCTCTATCTTTTCCCCACAAAGGCACTGGCTCAGGATCAATTAAGGATCCTTCACCAGTTTAAATTGCCGGGTCAGGTTCCCGCCACTTACGATGGCGACACGCCCATCGATGAAAGAGCCTGGATAAGGAGCAACGCAAATATAGTCCTCACCAATCCGGATATGCTTCACTATGGAATCTTGCCTCACCACAAGATGTGGGCGAATTTCTTCCTCAATTTAAAATATGTGGTCATCGATGAAGTCCATATTTTAAGAGGGGTTTTTGGTTCCAACGTGGCCAATATCATTCGGCGCTTGAGGAGAGTCTGTACCCATTATGGTTCAAAGCCGCAACTCATTTTATCCTCAGCTACTGTGGCAAATCCCAAAGAGTTAGCCGAAAATCTTATTGGTGTCAAGGTCGAGGTCGTGGACAGGGATTGTTCCCCTTGCGGTGAAAAATTCTTCTTATTCTGGAATCCCCCATACTTGGATCAGAGCAGGGAAAGGCGAAAGAGCTCCAACTCCGAGGCAACTTACCTCTTCGTCCAACTAGCGAAAAATGCCATCAGAAACATTACCTTCAGCAAATCTCGACGCACGGCGGAGTTGGTGTTCAAATATGCTAGGGATGAGCTCAAAGATAGACCAGATGTTTTATCCAAGACGAGTTCCTATAGAGCAGGTTACCTCGCTCCGGAGCGGCGCGCCATAGAGCAACGGCTATTTTCTGGGGAGCTTTTGGGAGTGAGTTCAACCAATGCCTTAGAGTTGGGCATCGATATTGGAACTCTGGATGCCTGTGTGATCAATGGTTTCCCTGGAACCATTGCCTCCACCTGGCAGCAAGCAGGAAGAGCCGGGCGGAAGCAAGATGCCTCCTTAGCCCTTTTGGTTGCCCAAGATGATCCCTTGGATCAATACTATATGAGATATCCCGGCGCTTTTTTTGGAAGGAGCCACGAACAGGCGATCATCGATTTTGAAAATCCCTATATTCTTTCCAAGCATTTGCTCTGTGCCGCCTATGAGATACCCTTATCCCCTGAAGATGAGGAATACTTTGGGAAATTCTTCTTGAGCGTGGTGAAATCGTTGGCGGAGGAAGGTGAGTTGCTGGAGAGGAAATCCAGGTGGTTCTGGATAAAACGTGAATTCCCCGCTCAATCTGTGAACATCCGTTCAGCTTCCCAAGATACCTACTCCGTCGTTGAGATGGAATCAGGAACTCTCCTGGGAACGATAGATTCGGCAACGGCCTTCATCTACATTCATCCGGGGGCGATATATCTACATCAGGGCGATTCCTATCTCGTTGTGGAGCTCGACCTGGCCGAAAAGGTTGCCTTCGTCGAACCCATCTATGGCGATTATTATACGCAGCCCCGGGAGGAGACAACCCTCACGGTCCTCAGTGAAATCAGAAGAAAAGACTGCGGTTTCACCTCTGTTTCCTTCGGGAAGGTCGATGTGACCAGTCACGTAATCGCCTACCAAAAAAGGAGGATTTTCACGGGTGAAATACTAGGTGTGGAGGAGTTGGACTTACCCCCTCAAAGGTTTAAAACCGAGGCCTTCTGGTTTACGATACCCAACAATGTTTTGAATGCGCTAAAGCTAGATAATCTGCAGTTGGCTGGTGGGATTCATGCCATCGAGCATGCCTCAATCGCCTTGCTTCCCGTGTACGCCATGTGTGATAGATGGGATATCGGAGGAGTCTCCACCCCGCTTCATTTTCACACGGGAATGCCCACGATCTTCATTTATGACGGATTCGAAGGTGGGATCGGCATCGCCGCCACGGGATATGAACTTTGTGAAGAACTCCTGAAGGCGACATCGGTCTCCATCAAGGACTGTGGGTGCAGGGAGGGCTGTCCATCTTGCATCCAATCCCCAAAGTGTGGGAATTGGAACGAACCCCTCGATAAGCAAGCGGCAATTAAGATTTTAGACAAACTGTTGGGCTGGAGGGAGAAGTCTAGAGGGAGAAGTCTAGAGGGCTTTTGA
- a CDS encoding TIGR00725 family protein — protein MYISVIGAGQCDDKIYGIAYEVGRLIAQRGAILVCGGLGGVMEAACKGAKSAGGLTVGILPTEERDANPYVDIAIPTGMGEARNALVVRAGQVVIAIGGEFGTLSEIGLALKMGKSVVGIGTWELKKEGKPVDAVIPAKNPQEAVGKAFLLAH, from the coding sequence ATGTACATTAGTGTGATAGGGGCGGGCCAGTGTGATGATAAAATCTACGGGATTGCCTATGAGGTTGGTAGGCTCATTGCACAAAGAGGCGCCATTTTGGTTTGTGGAGGCTTAGGTGGGGTTATGGAAGCCGCCTGCAAGGGTGCGAAGAGTGCGGGGGGTCTGACTGTGGGCATCCTTCCCACTGAGGAGAGAGACGCCAATCCCTACGTTGATATAGCCATTCCCACGGGCATGGGTGAAGCCCGAAATGCCCTTGTCGTTCGAGCCGGACAGGTGGTTATAGCCATCGGTGGTGAGTTCGGCACCCTTTCCGAAATAGGATTGGCCCTCAAGATGGGAAAATCCGTAGTGGGCATCGGAACATGGGAGCTCAAGAAGGAAGGAAAACCGGTCGACGCTGTAATTCCGGCAAAAAATCCCCAGGAAGCTGTGGGAAAAGCCTTCCTTTTAGCCCACTAA
- a CDS encoding YbaK/EbsC family protein: MRTSVDVHNYLQSRDIPHEIFLLNSPTRTAERAAALLGLNLCEIIKTVIFFVDSEPVAVVTCGDKKVSYKKLKKVLGTSRVRLASPEEVVELTGYVVGATPPFCFENKIRVLIDKSVMDVEVVYTGGGEINAMLKMKSQDLQGVTQGEIVDVND, translated from the coding sequence ATGAGGACGAGTGTGGATGTGCACAATTATTTGCAATCAAGAGATATACCCCATGAGATTTTTCTATTGAATAGCCCCACCAGAACTGCAGAAAGAGCTGCTGCCCTTTTAGGATTGAATTTATGTGAAATTATTAAAACCGTGATATTTTTCGTAGATAGTGAACCAGTTGCTGTGGTGACGTGCGGGGATAAAAAGGTGAGTTATAAGAAGTTAAAAAAAGTTTTGGGGACTTCCAGAGTCAGATTGGCAAGCCCTGAAGAGGTTGTTGAGCTCACCGGTTACGTTGTGGGAGCCACTCCACCATTTTGTTTTGAAAATAAAATTCGGGTTTTAATCGATAAAAGCGTGATGGATGTCGAAGTTGTGTATACAGGTGGAGGGGAAATAAATGCCATGTTAAAAATGAAATCCCAAGATTTGCAGGGAGTCACTCAAGGTGAGATAGTTGATGTAAATGATTAA